A genomic region of Barnesiella viscericola DSM 18177 contains the following coding sequences:
- a CDS encoding response regulator transcription factor, which produces MDIVNKLNRIFLSQDREKGRCYLDELERYKSAARSYSLVEGTVSVLSDMHTNASYIYYGRFARVLGLKHPSGEGAIPSIWEKHILDLIPREDLYGKYLEELRFYNFVKRLPRKQRSDYCWVSKLRMRTTSGDTVWVCHRLFYVPDPFNNTLWLALCLYSPLSFDWPGGGRAVELATGQVVELGSRSNGKILTDREIQVLRLIDKGLMSKQIADTLSISVNTVSRHRQEILAKLQVKNSIEACRVAQDLGLI; this is translated from the coding sequence GTGGACATAGTCAATAAACTGAATCGGATATTCCTGTCGCAGGACCGTGAGAAGGGTCGATGCTATCTCGATGAGTTGGAGCGGTATAAGTCGGCAGCCCGCAGTTACAGTCTGGTGGAGGGGACGGTGTCGGTGCTGAGCGACATGCACACCAATGCGAGTTATATCTATTATGGCCGCTTTGCCCGGGTGCTGGGGTTGAAGCACCCCTCGGGCGAAGGGGCGATACCGTCGATTTGGGAGAAGCATATTCTGGATTTGATACCGCGTGAAGACCTCTATGGCAAGTATTTGGAGGAGCTGCGCTTCTATAATTTTGTCAAACGTCTGCCCAGGAAGCAGCGCTCCGATTATTGCTGGGTGAGCAAGTTGCGCATGCGGACGACTTCGGGCGATACGGTGTGGGTGTGCCACCGCCTGTTTTATGTGCCCGATCCCTTCAACAACACCCTGTGGCTGGCCCTGTGTCTGTATAGTCCGCTCTCTTTCGACTGGCCGGGTGGTGGTCGGGCTGTTGAGTTGGCCACGGGGCAGGTGGTCGAACTGGGCTCGCGCAGCAACGGCAAAATATTGACCGACAGGGAGATTCAGGTACTCCGTCTGATTGATAAGGGGCTGATGAGCAAACAGATAGCCGACACGCTTTCGATAAGCGTGAATACGGTGAGCCGTCATCGTCAGGAGATATTGGCCAAGTTGCAGGTGAAAAACTCCATCGAGGCTTGTCGGGTAGCTCAGGATTTGGGACTGATTTGA
- a CDS encoding DUF1349 domain-containing protein encodes MKRTILLNLALLLAIVPGMAQSLEKMQWFNEPEQWEIKDNTLSMFVTPKTDYWRISHYGFTVDDAPFYYATYGGEFEVKVKVSGDYKARFDQAGIMLRIDHENYIKAGIEFVDGKFNLSTVVTHHTSDWSVIKLDKAVPYIWIKAVRRLDAVEIFYSFDDQEYTLMRNAWLQDNTPVQVGLMGASPDGEGFRATFEQFKVKHLPDLRRLEWLKKNSAQ; translated from the coding sequence ATGAAACGCACAATTCTGTTAAACCTCGCCCTGCTGCTGGCCATTGTGCCGGGCATGGCTCAATCGTTAGAAAAAATGCAATGGTTCAACGAACCCGAACAATGGGAAATCAAAGACAACACCCTCTCCATGTTTGTAACCCCCAAGACCGACTACTGGCGCATCTCACACTACGGCTTCACCGTCGACGACGCCCCCTTCTACTACGCCACCTATGGCGGTGAGTTCGAGGTAAAGGTCAAAGTCTCGGGCGACTACAAGGCCCGGTTCGACCAGGCCGGCATCATGCTGCGCATCGACCACGAAAACTACATCAAGGCCGGTATCGAATTTGTCGACGGGAAGTTCAACCTCAGCACCGTCGTCACGCACCACACCTCCGATTGGAGCGTCATCAAGCTCGACAAGGCCGTGCCCTATATCTGGATTAAGGCCGTGCGCCGCCTCGATGCCGTCGAGATTTTCTATTCGTTCGATGACCAGGAATATACCCTCATGCGCAACGCGTGGCTGCAAGACAACACCCCCGTACAGGTTGGCCTGATGGGTGCCAGCCCCGACGGCGAGGGATTCCGCGCCACCTTCGAGCAATTCAAGGTGAAACACCTGCCCGACCTGCGCCGCCTCGAATGGCTGAAAAAGAACAGCGCCCAATAA
- a CDS encoding phage holin family protein — translation MNERNVINGTLASYLAWAADFVSPIRWFLLAALALVLADLKFGIDAARHRGEVIRKSRAVRRSINKVIDYICWILVATSFGQAFGTPFGIPVLPAIVLLVVYGCEINSCFNNYFEAHGSRLRINIFKWFKSKSDIIVPDEPTGKQGGDEEPPPDTTN, via the coding sequence ATGAACGAACGTAACGTAATCAACGGCACGCTGGCCTCCTATCTGGCTTGGGCGGCCGACTTTGTATCTCCAATCCGCTGGTTTCTGCTGGCCGCGTTGGCCCTGGTGTTGGCCGACCTGAAATTCGGCATCGACGCGGCCCGGCACCGGGGCGAGGTCATTCGCAAGAGCCGTGCCGTGCGGCGCAGCATCAACAAGGTAATCGACTATATCTGCTGGATACTGGTGGCAACCAGTTTCGGCCAGGCATTCGGTACCCCCTTCGGCATACCGGTATTGCCGGCCATCGTGCTGCTGGTGGTCTACGGCTGCGAAATCAACTCGTGCTTCAACAACTACTTCGAGGCGCACGGCAGCCGGCTGCGCATCAATATCTTCAAGTGGTTCAAGAGCAAAAGCGACATCATCGTCCCCGACGAACCGACCGGCAAACAAGGGGGTGACGAAGAACCTCCGCCCGACACAACGAACTGA
- the lysS gene encoding lysine--tRNA ligase, whose product MNILDLSEQEIIRRNSLEELRKMGIEPYPAAEYPVNAYSQEIKDNFVDGAAEPRQVCIAGRIMSRRIMGKASFIELKDSVGRIQVYISRDDLCPGEDKELYNTVFKKLLDIGDFVGIRGFVFRTQTGEITVHAQELTVLSKSLRPLPIVKMKDGVAYDSFEDPELRYRQRYVDLVVNEGVKDIFIKRTKIYNSMREYFNARGYLEVETPILQSIPGGAAARPFITHHNALDIPLYLRIADELYLKRLIVGGFEGVYEFSKNFRNEGMDRTHNPEFTCMEIYVSYKDYNWMMAFTEKMLEKICIDVNGTDEIKVGDNVISFKPPFKRITMLDSIKEHTGIDISGMNEEQLREVCKKIGVEIDETMGKGKIIDEIFGEKCEGHYIQPTFITDYPIEMSPLTKRHRNNPELTERFELMVNGKELCNAYSELNDPIDQRLRFEEQLRLSEKGDDEAMFIDNDFIRALEYGMPPTSGMGIGMDRLVMLMTGQTTIQEVLFFPQMRPEKVQKRDKEAAYTAVGVPAAWVAPIQKAGYLTVADLAEANPNKMHQEICGINKKYKLDLANPTVDEVKGWVENAKQ is encoded by the coding sequence ATGAATATTCTCGATCTGAGCGAACAGGAGATCATTCGCCGCAACAGTCTTGAAGAGTTGCGCAAAATGGGTATCGAGCCCTATCCCGCAGCCGAATATCCGGTAAATGCTTATTCTCAGGAAATTAAAGATAATTTTGTCGACGGTGCCGCAGAGCCTCGTCAGGTATGTATCGCCGGCCGTATCATGAGCCGACGCATCATGGGCAAGGCCTCGTTTATCGAGTTGAAGGACTCGGTGGGCCGCATTCAGGTATATATCTCGCGCGACGACCTCTGCCCCGGCGAGGACAAGGAGCTGTATAACACGGTATTCAAAAAGTTGCTCGACATCGGCGACTTTGTGGGTATCCGCGGCTTCGTGTTCCGCACCCAGACGGGCGAAATCACCGTACATGCCCAGGAGCTGACGGTTCTCTCCAAATCGCTGCGCCCGCTGCCCATCGTCAAGATGAAGGACGGTGTGGCCTACGACTCGTTTGAAGACCCCGAACTGCGTTACCGCCAACGCTACGTCGATCTGGTGGTTAACGAGGGAGTCAAAGACATCTTCATCAAACGTACCAAGATCTACAACTCGATGCGCGAGTATTTCAACGCCCGCGGCTACCTCGAAGTGGAGACCCCTATTCTGCAATCAATTCCCGGTGGCGCCGCCGCCCGTCCCTTCATCACCCACCACAACGCCCTCGACATTCCGCTCTACCTGCGTATTGCCGACGAGTTGTACCTCAAACGCCTCATCGTGGGCGGCTTCGAGGGGGTATACGAGTTCTCCAAGAACTTCCGCAACGAGGGTATGGACCGCACCCACAACCCCGAGTTCACCTGCATGGAGATTTACGTGTCGTACAAGGACTATAACTGGATGATGGCCTTCACCGAGAAGATGCTCGAGAAGATCTGCATCGACGTGAACGGCACCGACGAAATCAAGGTGGGCGACAACGTCATCAGTTTCAAGCCGCCGTTCAAGCGCATCACCATGCTCGACTCCATCAAGGAGCACACCGGCATCGACATCAGCGGCATGAACGAGGAGCAGTTGAGAGAGGTGTGCAAAAAGATTGGTGTGGAAATCGACGAGACGATGGGCAAAGGCAAAATCATCGACGAAATCTTCGGCGAGAAATGCGAAGGCCACTACATACAACCGACCTTTATCACCGACTACCCCATCGAGATGTCGCCGCTGACCAAGCGTCACCGCAACAACCCCGAACTGACCGAGCGTTTCGAGCTCATGGTCAACGGCAAGGAGCTGTGCAACGCCTACTCCGAGCTGAACGACCCCATCGACCAACGGTTACGCTTCGAGGAGCAGTTGCGCCTGTCGGAGAAAGGCGACGACGAAGCCATGTTCATCGACAACGACTTTATCCGCGCCCTCGAATACGGCATGCCTCCCACGTCGGGTATGGGTATCGGTATGGACCGTCTCGTCATGCTCATGACCGGACAGACCACCATACAAGAGGTGCTCTTCTTCCCGCAGATGCGTCCCGAGAAGGTACAGAAACGCGACAAAGAGGCCGCCTATACCGCCGTGGGTGTACCCGCAGCGTGGGTAGCTCCCATACAAAAGGCCGGTTACCTGACCGTGGCCGACCTGGCCGAGGCCAACCCCAACAAGATGCATCAGGAGATTTGCGGCATCAACAAGAAATACAAACTCGACCTGGCCAACCCCACGGTCGACGAAGTGAAAGGTTGGGTAGAAAACGCAAAACAGTAA
- a CDS encoding NAD(P)H-dependent glycerol-3-phosphate dehydrogenase, which yields MTIPGKIAIMGGGSWATALAKLVLNNADNILWYMRRDDRIADFKQTGHNPVYLSDIAFDTSRIHFSSDINEIAQAADTLVLVTPSPYMKEHLKKLTTDISGKFVVTAIKGIVPDENMLVTEYLHEFYHVPESQLAVIGGPCHAEEVALERLSYLTVGCTEVERAHALANTLNSAKLKTIVSTDVRGIEYSAVLKNVYAIAAGICHGMKSGDNFQAMLVSNALNEMDRFLRVASPCERNISDSVYLGDLLVTAYSRFSRNHNFGSMIGRGYSVNAAKMEMEMIAEGYFGTKCMYEINERYHVNMPILQCVYDILYKKVLPRHAIKQIYDTFL from the coding sequence ATGACCATTCCCGGTAAAATAGCGATTATGGGGGGCGGCAGTTGGGCCACCGCACTGGCCAAACTGGTGCTGAACAACGCCGACAATATCCTGTGGTACATGCGGCGCGACGACCGCATAGCCGATTTCAAGCAGACCGGCCACAACCCCGTGTACCTGTCGGATATTGCCTTCGACACGTCACGCATCCATTTCAGCTCCGACATCAACGAGATTGCCCAGGCGGCCGACACGCTGGTACTGGTGACCCCCTCGCCCTACATGAAGGAGCACCTCAAAAAGCTCACGACCGACATCAGCGGCAAATTCGTGGTGACGGCCATCAAGGGCATTGTCCCCGACGAGAACATGCTGGTCACCGAGTATCTGCACGAGTTCTACCATGTGCCCGAGTCGCAGTTGGCCGTCATCGGCGGTCCCTGTCATGCCGAGGAGGTGGCACTCGAACGCCTCTCCTACCTCACCGTGGGCTGCACCGAGGTAGAACGGGCCCACGCCCTGGCCAACACGCTCAACAGCGCCAAACTGAAAACCATCGTGTCGACCGACGTGCGAGGTATCGAATACTCGGCTGTGCTCAAAAACGTCTACGCCATTGCCGCCGGCATCTGCCACGGCATGAAGAGCGGCGACAACTTCCAGGCCATGCTGGTCTCCAACGCCCTCAACGAGATGGACCGCTTCCTGCGGGTGGCATCGCCCTGCGAGCGCAACATCAGCGACTCGGTCTACCTGGGCGACCTGCTGGTTACCGCCTACTCCCGATTCAGCCGCAACCACAACTTCGGCTCCATGATCGGGCGGGGCTACTCGGTCAACGCCGCCAAAATGGAGATGGAGATGATTGCCGAGGGCTATTTCGGCACCAAGTGCATGTATGAAATAAACGAACGCTATCACGTGAACATGCCTATCCTGCAATGCGTTTATGATATACTGTACAAGAAGGTGCTGCCCCGCCACGCCATCAAACAAATTTATGATACATTTCTATAA
- a CDS encoding glucose-6-phosphate isomerase has translation MKSIELNIEKALGTVSKSDVFALEGKANNGIEMLHKGTGKGNDFLGWLHLPSEISEAHLADLEAAAKQLRDRCEIVVVIGIGGSYLGAKAVIEALSDSFEFLRHEHKNPVVLFAGQNIGEDYLFELQTLLKGKSFGIVVISKSGTTTEPAIAFRLLKEQLEAQVGKEEAKHRIVAVTDAHKGALRKLADTEGYKTFVIADNVGGRFSVLTPVGLLPIAIAGFDIRALVAGAVAMEKACGEEVPFEQNPAAIYAATRNALYQSGKKIEILVNFNPKLHYFAEWWKQLYGESEGKDHLGIFPASVDFTTDLHSMGQWIQEGERIIFETVLSVAQMQHTVTIPSDQENLDGLNYLAGKRVDEVNKMAELGTQIAHVDGGVPNLKIVVPELNETYLGQLIYFFEKACGISGYILGVNPFNQPGVEAYKRNMFALLNKPGYEEESKAIQARL, from the coding sequence ATGAAATCAATCGAACTGAACATCGAAAAAGCCTTAGGCACCGTATCGAAGAGCGACGTTTTCGCTCTCGAAGGCAAAGCCAACAACGGTATCGAAATGCTGCACAAAGGTACCGGCAAGGGTAATGACTTTTTGGGGTGGCTGCATCTGCCCTCCGAAATCAGCGAAGCTCATCTGGCCGACCTCGAAGCCGCTGCCAAACAACTGAGAGATCGCTGCGAAATCGTCGTGGTTATCGGTATCGGCGGTAGCTATCTGGGCGCCAAAGCCGTGATCGAAGCCCTTTCCGACTCCTTCGAGTTCCTTCGCCACGAACATAAGAACCCCGTGGTTCTCTTTGCCGGACAGAACATCGGCGAGGATTACCTCTTTGAACTGCAAACCCTCCTGAAAGGGAAATCGTTCGGTATCGTCGTCATCTCCAAGTCGGGAACGACCACCGAGCCCGCCATCGCCTTCCGTCTGCTCAAAGAGCAACTCGAAGCCCAAGTGGGCAAAGAGGAGGCCAAACACCGTATCGTTGCCGTAACCGACGCCCACAAGGGTGCCCTGCGCAAACTGGCCGACACCGAGGGTTACAAGACCTTTGTCATCGCCGACAACGTAGGCGGCCGCTTCTCGGTGCTCACCCCCGTAGGTCTGCTGCCCATCGCCATCGCCGGGTTCGATATCCGCGCCCTCGTAGCCGGTGCCGTTGCCATGGAGAAGGCTTGTGGCGAAGAGGTTCCCTTCGAACAGAACCCTGCCGCCATCTATGCAGCTACCCGCAACGCCCTCTACCAGAGCGGCAAGAAAATCGAAATTCTCGTCAACTTCAACCCCAAACTGCACTATTTCGCCGAGTGGTGGAAACAACTCTACGGTGAAAGCGAAGGCAAAGACCATCTGGGTATCTTCCCCGCATCGGTCGATTTCACCACCGACCTCCACTCGATGGGTCAATGGATTCAAGAGGGCGAGCGCATCATCTTCGAGACCGTGCTCTCGGTAGCCCAGATGCAACACACTGTCACGATTCCTTCGGACCAGGAGAACCTCGACGGACTCAACTACCTGGCCGGCAAACGTGTGGACGAGGTGAACAAGATGGCCGAACTCGGTACGCAAATCGCCCACGTAGACGGCGGTGTGCCCAACCTCAAAATCGTGGTTCCCGAACTCAACGAAACCTATCTGGGCCAGCTCATCTACTTCTTCGAGAAGGCCTGCGGTATCAGCGGTTACATCTTGGGTGTGAACCCCTTCAACCAACCGGGCGTAGAGGCTTACAAACGCAACATGTTTGCCCTGCTCAACAAACCCGGATACGAGGAGGAGAGCAAGGCTATCCAAGCCCGTCTTTGA
- a CDS encoding glycoside hydrolase family 31 protein has translation MAWSQYNPVANEKAVVRSGNMRFTVLTPEMIRIEYSSKQLFEDRASFVVVNRDLPVPHFTRQERDGYLYITTDKLRLRYRVGSNPLSNDPANPNLQIALDVNGIEEVWYPGKSDPYNLKGTTRTLDQANGDVRDWLENGLLSRSGWTVIDEREPRKDGSLSLMFEKDPEGGMDWVAQRRDPDGLDLYFLGYGHDYKKALGDFTRVAGKMPLPPLDVFGYWYSKYQRYTEQDMRDIVHEIRSRNIPMDILVIDMDWHRNGKTGETNNTKWTGWSWNRELFPDPEGFIAWLHAQHLSTTLNLHPADGVYPKEDHYDELYADLSKRYSDITADSLSTADGTIRWNIENRDFYEAFFQHILRPHEEIGVDFWWLDWQQWKIARNEPNLGNTFWLNHVFFNDKKQQGKSRPFIFHRWGGLGNHRYPIGFSGDTYANFASLAFQPYFTATASNVGYGYWSHDIGGHMQNGDNDAELYLRWIQYGVFSPVLRTHATSSSHIERRIWKYENFEQMRDAIYLRYALVPYIYTMARWAYDTGISICRPMYYDYPEADEAYRYEGQYMFGNDILAAPITTSDKGTNVSEKTIWLPKGTWYEVMTGELLDGNRVVTRSFTREQIPYYYREGAIVPLYPRIMHLKERPETLILQFAPGKSGEFNFYEDAGNSVDYDTACTFTRITQRSEKGKTVCTIYPRTGAFDGMPQARAYRLELLAREKAPSKVTLNGTATDYEYDAAGKKVIVSIPRTACDRKLVVTVQ, from the coding sequence ATGGCATGGTCCCAATATAATCCGGTGGCAAACGAGAAGGCTGTCGTGCGGTCGGGAAACATGCGTTTTACGGTGTTGACTCCCGAGATGATACGAATCGAGTACAGTAGTAAACAACTCTTTGAGGATCGGGCTTCGTTTGTGGTAGTCAACCGCGATTTGCCGGTGCCGCATTTTACCCGGCAGGAGCGCGACGGCTATCTCTATATCACGACCGACAAGTTGCGGCTACGCTACCGGGTGGGCTCCAACCCATTGAGTAACGATCCTGCCAATCCCAATTTGCAGATTGCTCTTGATGTAAACGGGATTGAAGAGGTATGGTATCCCGGTAAGTCCGACCCCTATAATTTGAAAGGTACTACCCGCACGCTCGACCAGGCCAACGGCGATGTGCGTGACTGGCTCGAAAACGGATTGCTTTCGCGGTCGGGTTGGACCGTTATCGACGAGCGGGAACCGCGCAAGGACGGCAGTTTGAGCCTGATGTTTGAGAAAGATCCCGAAGGGGGTATGGATTGGGTGGCCCAGCGTCGGGACCCTGACGGGCTGGACCTCTATTTCCTGGGTTATGGTCATGACTATAAAAAGGCTTTGGGCGATTTTACCCGGGTAGCCGGGAAGATGCCTTTGCCGCCGCTTGATGTATTTGGATACTGGTATTCCAAGTATCAACGTTATACCGAGCAGGACATGCGCGATATTGTGCATGAGATACGCTCGCGCAACATTCCTATGGACATTCTGGTCATCGATATGGATTGGCATCGCAACGGAAAGACCGGGGAAACGAATAATACCAAGTGGACCGGCTGGAGCTGGAACCGGGAACTTTTCCCCGATCCCGAGGGCTTTATCGCCTGGTTGCATGCCCAGCATTTGAGCACAACGCTCAATCTGCACCCGGCCGATGGAGTATATCCCAAGGAGGATCATTACGACGAGTTGTATGCCGACTTGTCCAAGCGATACTCCGATATTACGGCCGACAGTCTCTCGACCGCCGATGGGACTATCCGCTGGAATATTGAGAACCGGGATTTTTATGAAGCCTTCTTCCAACATATTCTGAGACCTCATGAAGAGATAGGGGTAGACTTTTGGTGGCTCGACTGGCAGCAGTGGAAAATTGCACGGAACGAACCCAATCTGGGTAATACCTTTTGGTTGAACCACGTCTTTTTCAATGACAAGAAGCAGCAGGGCAAAAGTCGTCCCTTCATCTTCCACCGATGGGGCGGGCTGGGTAATCACCGTTATCCTATCGGCTTCTCGGGCGATACCTATGCCAACTTTGCATCACTGGCCTTCCAGCCTTACTTTACGGCAACCGCTTCGAATGTGGGGTATGGTTATTGGAGCCACGACATCGGCGGGCATATGCAAAATGGTGACAACGATGCCGAATTGTATTTGCGCTGGATTCAGTATGGGGTGTTTTCGCCTGTCTTGCGCACGCATGCGACCTCGTCGAGTCACATCGAACGTCGCATCTGGAAATATGAGAATTTCGAACAGATGCGCGATGCCATCTATTTGCGATATGCCCTCGTTCCCTATATCTATACGATGGCTCGTTGGGCCTATGATACGGGTATAAGTATATGCCGTCCCATGTATTACGACTATCCCGAGGCCGATGAGGCCTATCGCTATGAAGGGCAGTATATGTTTGGCAATGATATTTTGGCGGCACCCATTACCACATCGGACAAGGGTACGAATGTGAGTGAAAAAACGATATGGTTGCCCAAGGGCACGTGGTATGAGGTGATGACCGGCGAGCTGCTCGATGGCAACCGGGTGGTGACTCGCTCCTTTACCCGAGAACAGATTCCCTATTACTATCGCGAGGGGGCTATCGTGCCGCTCTATCCGCGCATCATGCACTTGAAGGAGCGCCCCGAAACCCTTATCCTGCAATTTGCACCGGGGAAATCGGGCGAATTTAACTTCTACGAAGATGCCGGCAACAGTGTCGATTATGATACGGCTTGTACTTTTACCCGGATTACCCAAAGGAGTGAGAAAGGGAAAACGGTCTGCACCATCTATCCTCGCACCGGGGCGTTCGACGGTATGCCTCAGGCTCGGGCTTATCGGCTGGAACTTTTGGCCCGGGAGAAGGCTCCTTCAAAGGTGACGCTTAACGGTACCGCTACCGACTATGAATATGATGCCGCAGGTAAGAAGGTGATTGTTTCGATACCGAGAACTGCATGTGACAGGAAACTGGTAGTTACCGTTCAGTAA
- a CDS encoding HAD family hydrolase: MQEKEAIKNYLTTHHAACITPKAALIDMDGVLYDSMKNHVEAWYRTLTPLGIHCSRDEFYLYEGRTGSSTIRYLFEKQFGRQLTDEECAEIYKTKVEHFHQLPPIAPMPGADRMLQRLVANGIRPVLVTGSGQSSLIDRLDHDYPGVFEPAYRVTAYDVKIGKPNPEPYLMGLTKAGVNAHEAFVIENAPLGVTAGAAAQVFTVAVDTGPIPAQALLDAGADLVYPTMPDFAEHIDHLIELFKQTR; the protein is encoded by the coding sequence ATGCAGGAAAAGGAAGCTATCAAAAATTACCTGACTACCCATCACGCTGCTTGCATCACGCCCAAAGCGGCCCTCATCGATATGGACGGGGTTCTCTACGACTCGATGAAAAACCATGTCGAGGCCTGGTACCGCACACTTACCCCGCTGGGCATACACTGCTCACGCGACGAGTTCTACCTGTACGAAGGGCGTACCGGCAGCAGCACCATCAGATACCTGTTTGAAAAGCAATTCGGCCGGCAACTCACCGACGAGGAGTGTGCCGAAATCTATAAAACCAAGGTCGAGCATTTCCATCAACTGCCCCCCATCGCCCCCATGCCCGGAGCCGACCGCATGCTGCAACGGCTCGTGGCCAACGGCATACGCCCCGTGCTGGTCACCGGATCGGGACAGAGTTCGCTGATCGACCGCCTCGACCACGACTATCCCGGCGTGTTCGAGCCAGCCTACCGGGTAACGGCCTACGACGTGAAAATCGGCAAGCCCAACCCCGAGCCTTACCTCATGGGGCTCACCAAAGCCGGAGTCAATGCCCACGAAGCCTTCGTCATCGAGAATGCCCCGTTGGGTGTCACCGCAGGAGCCGCCGCCCAGGTATTCACCGTAGCCGTCGACACGGGACCCATTCCGGCCCAAGCCCTGCTCGACGCGGGGGCCGACCTGGTCTATCCCACCATGCCCGACTTTGCCGAGCACATCGACCACCTCATCGAATTGTTCAAACAGACCCGATAA
- the aroB gene encoding 3-dehydroquinate synthase yields the protein MEPQKILFTATPGKTLGEIIDSLAHDNLFILCDTHTQAMSLPLLSGELPITHVISIEAGDTHKTLEALAHVWDELSRHGASRKSLLVNLGGGMVTDLGGFAAACFKRGIRFVNLPTTLLGAVDAAVGGKTGINFNGLKNEIGAFRPADAVIISTRFFTTLPHEELLSGYAEMLKHALIDSADSYRALLDFDLSTPDWERLLQLLEESVQVKQRIVAQDPCEKGIRKALNLGHTVGHAFESLSHRRGKPIPHGYAVAWGLVCELLLSHHYLQFPSDTITQLADYIYRHYGAYPITCKDYETLYELMTHDKKNESGHINFTLLQAIGQPVIDQHADKEEIFVAFDLYRDLFKL from the coding sequence ATGGAGCCGCAAAAAATCCTGTTTACCGCCACTCCCGGCAAAACCCTTGGCGAAATTATCGACAGCCTCGCCCACGACAACCTGTTTATCCTCTGCGACACTCATACGCAAGCAATGTCGCTGCCGCTGCTGTCGGGCGAACTCCCCATAACCCACGTCATCTCCATCGAGGCTGGCGACACTCACAAAACGTTGGAGGCACTTGCCCACGTGTGGGACGAACTGAGCCGACACGGTGCCAGCCGCAAGTCATTGCTCGTGAATCTGGGCGGAGGCATGGTGACCGATTTGGGTGGATTTGCCGCCGCCTGCTTCAAACGGGGCATTCGGTTTGTCAATCTGCCTACTACGCTGCTCGGGGCAGTCGACGCTGCCGTAGGTGGGAAAACCGGAATCAACTTCAACGGACTGAAAAACGAAATCGGGGCATTCCGACCGGCCGATGCCGTCATCATCTCCACCCGCTTCTTTACTACCCTGCCCCACGAAGAGCTGCTCTCGGGCTATGCCGAGATGCTGAAACATGCCCTCATCGACAGCGCCGACAGCTATCGGGCCCTGCTCGACTTCGATCTCTCGACACCCGACTGGGAACGGCTGCTCCAACTGCTCGAAGAGTCGGTACAAGTCAAGCAACGCATCGTGGCCCAAGACCCTTGCGAGAAAGGCATACGCAAAGCCCTCAACCTGGGTCATACCGTAGGCCACGCTTTCGAAAGTCTGTCGCACCGTCGGGGGAAACCCATACCTCACGGCTATGCCGTAGCCTGGGGACTTGTGTGCGAACTGCTGCTCTCGCACCACTACCTGCAATTCCCCAGCGATACCATCACTCAACTGGCCGACTACATCTATCGCCACTACGGAGCCTATCCCATCACCTGCAAAGACTACGAAACCCTGTATGAACTGATGACCCACGACAAGAAAAACGAATCCGGGCACATCAATTTCACCCTCTTGCAGGCTATCGGTCAGCCGGTCATCGACCAACATGCCGACAAGGAAGAGATATTCGTAGCCTTCGACCTCTATCGCGACCTGTTCAAGTTGTAA